From a single Photobacterium gaetbulicola Gung47 genomic region:
- a CDS encoding putative phosphatidate cytidylyltransferase (COG0575), with translation MRGRSLLKQRIITAVILAPLVIAGIFLLPFPAFIAALAAVTLLGFWEWTQFVETKSRIVAMVIPTVALLASLLVMPTDVAALSALASSHQAMLLVGGLWWVVASALAISYPSSTKFWSSVPPLKHLFGLLTLLPFFWSVLMLRAVNYLENPYHGAKLVLLVCFLVWAADTGAYFSGKRFGKHKMAPAVSPNKTIEGLVGGAMLAVAVTWGGAALMGIPFASLSSLLLIAVVSVVASVLGDLVESMFKRAAGIKDSGSILPGHGGILDRIDSLTAALPVFALLYLWLV, from the coding sequence ATGAGAGGACGCAGTTTGCTTAAGCAACGTATTATTACCGCAGTCATTCTCGCTCCCCTAGTTATCGCAGGAATTTTCCTTTTGCCTTTTCCTGCCTTTATTGCAGCCCTTGCGGCCGTTACCTTACTGGGTTTTTGGGAGTGGACACAATTTGTTGAAACAAAATCGCGTATTGTCGCGATGGTTATTCCGACCGTGGCCTTGCTGGCTTCGCTGTTAGTGATGCCAACCGATGTTGCCGCGCTGTCAGCTCTGGCATCGTCTCACCAGGCAATGTTGCTGGTTGGCGGGCTATGGTGGGTTGTCGCCTCGGCACTGGCGATTAGCTACCCAAGTAGCACCAAGTTCTGGTCATCTGTCCCCCCTCTAAAGCACCTGTTTGGATTGCTGACCCTGCTACCTTTCTTCTGGAGTGTACTGATGCTCCGCGCGGTCAACTACCTTGAAAACCCTTACCACGGCGCCAAGCTAGTGCTGCTGGTGTGTTTCTTGGTATGGGCGGCAGATACGGGGGCCTATTTCTCCGGTAAGCGTTTTGGTAAACACAAGATGGCGCCAGCGGTGAGCCCGAACAAGACAATTGAGGGCTTGGTCGGTGGTGCGATGTTAGCTGTGGCGGTAACCTGGGGCGGTGCGGCGCTGATGGGGATCCCGTTTGCCAGCCTGTCGAGCTTGTTGTTGATAGCGGTCGTGTCCGTTGTTGCGTCGGTGTTGGGGGATTTGGTCGAGAGCATGTTCAAGCGTGCTGCCGGTATCAAAGACAGTGGCAGTATCTTGCCGGGCCACGGCGGTATTCTCGACCGTATCGATAGCCTAACGGCCGCCCTTCCTGTTTTTGCCCTGCTGTATTTGTGGTTGGTGTAG
- a CDS encoding ribosome recycling factor (COG0233), protein MIDAIKQDAQERMGKSVEALKNQLAKVRTGRAHPSLLDTIYVEYYGANTPLKQVANVVAEDSRTLAITVFDKELTPKIEKAIMMSDLGLNPMSAGTVIRVPLPPLTEERRRDLVKIVRAEAEQGRVAVRNIRRDANADVKALLKDKEISEDDDRRAQDDIQKLTDAAVKDIEVILEAKEKELMEV, encoded by the coding sequence GTGATTGATGCAATTAAACAAGATGCGCAAGAGCGCATGGGAAAAAGCGTTGAAGCGCTGAAAAACCAGCTGGCTAAAGTACGTACCGGTCGTGCCCATCCAAGCCTGCTAGACACTATCTATGTTGAGTACTACGGTGCGAACACGCCGCTGAAGCAGGTTGCTAACGTGGTAGCAGAAGACTCGCGTACGCTGGCAATCACCGTATTCGACAAAGAGCTGACGCCAAAAATCGAAAAAGCGATCATGATGTCTGATCTGGGTCTGAACCCAATGTCCGCTGGCACAGTGATCCGCGTGCCATTGCCGCCGCTAACCGAAGAGCGTCGTCGTGACCTGGTTAAGATCGTTCGCGCTGAAGCCGAGCAGGGCCGTGTTGCGGTTCGTAACATCCGCCGTGATGCCAACGCAGACGTGAAAGCACTGCTTAAAGACAAAGAAATCTCTGAAGATGACGACCGTCGCGCTCAGGACGATATCCAGAAGCTGACTGATGCAGCGGTTAAGGACATCGAAGTAATCCTAGAAGCGAAAGAAAAAGAGCTAATGGAAGTATAA
- a CDS encoding tRNA pseudouridine synthase C (COG0564), which yields MELEILYRDEYLVAVNKPAGMLVHRSWLDRHETVFVMQTLRDQIGQHVFPLHRLDRPTSGVLLFALSSETAALMMPMFAGRDVKKTYHAVVRGWVKEAAVLDYPLKEELDKIADKDADQDKEAKDAITAYAPLAKVETNIPVGRYATSRYTLVEMKPETGRKHQLRRHMHHLSHHIIGDVNHGDGRHNRMFRDNYDCRRLMLHASRLQLQHPLTGEALDIRAGVDEPWMRVMDAFGWAAALMKPDE from the coding sequence ATGGAACTCGAGATCCTTTACCGCGATGAATACCTGGTCGCTGTCAACAAGCCTGCGGGTATGCTGGTGCACCGTTCTTGGCTTGATCGCCATGAAACCGTGTTTGTGATGCAGACCTTGCGCGATCAGATTGGCCAGCACGTGTTCCCACTGCATCGTCTGGATCGTCCGACATCCGGGGTGCTGCTGTTTGCTCTGTCGAGTGAAACCGCGGCGCTGATGATGCCGATGTTTGCCGGACGTGACGTGAAGAAGACTTACCATGCCGTGGTTCGCGGTTGGGTCAAGGAGGCGGCGGTATTGGATTATCCGCTCAAAGAAGAGCTGGATAAAATTGCCGACAAAGATGCCGACCAGGACAAAGAAGCCAAAGATGCAATCACCGCCTATGCACCGTTAGCCAAGGTGGAGACCAATATTCCGGTCGGCCGCTATGCGACCAGCCGTTATACCCTGGTGGAGATGAAGCCGGAGACGGGGCGCAAGCACCAGCTTCGCCGCCACATGCACCACCTAAGCCACCACATTATTGGCGATGTGAACCATGGCGATGGCCGCCACAACCGGATGTTCCGCGACAATTACGACTGTCGCCGCCTGATGCTCCATGCCTCGCGCCTGCAATTGCAGCATCCGCTGACCGGGGAGGCGTTGGATATTCGTGCCGGTGTCGATGAGCCGTGGATGCGGGTGATGGATGCCTTTGGTTGGGCGGCGGCCTTGATGAAGCCTGACGAATAA
- a CDS encoding putative undecaprenyl diphosphate synthase (COG0020): MAEHTIDTALGIDSLPKHVAVIMDGNGRWAKAKGKPRVFGHKAGVEAVRKTVSAANRLGIQVVTLFAFSSENWRRPADEVSLLMELFMTVLSREVKRLHKNNIRLRIIGDTGRFSERLQKKIADAQALTADNTGLVLNVAANYGGQWDILQAAKQLVQQAAEQGLTESDVTEEMLASGLSTAGLPDVDLLIRTSGECRISNFMLWQAAYAELYFTEQHWPDFDEDSFAEAVAWFVNRERRFGCTGEQIQALMSG, translated from the coding sequence ATGGCAGAGCATACAATCGATACTGCACTTGGTATAGATAGCTTGCCAAAGCACGTTGCCGTGATTATGGACGGAAATGGTCGCTGGGCAAAGGCCAAGGGTAAGCCTCGAGTGTTTGGCCACAAGGCCGGCGTGGAAGCCGTACGTAAGACTGTCTCGGCCGCAAATCGTTTGGGCATTCAGGTTGTTACACTGTTTGCGTTTAGCAGTGAGAACTGGCGCCGCCCAGCCGATGAAGTCTCCTTGCTGATGGAATTGTTCATGACTGTACTTAGTCGTGAAGTGAAGCGCCTGCACAAGAACAATATTCGCCTGCGCATTATCGGTGACACCGGCCGATTCAGCGAGCGCCTGCAGAAGAAAATTGCCGACGCGCAAGCTTTGACCGCTGACAATACCGGACTGGTGCTGAACGTGGCAGCCAACTACGGCGGCCAGTGGGATATCTTGCAGGCGGCTAAGCAACTGGTTCAGCAAGCCGCTGAGCAGGGACTTACCGAATCAGATGTCACTGAAGAGATGTTGGCTTCAGGATTATCCACCGCAGGCCTGCCCGATGTCGACCTCCTGATCCGTACCAGCGGGGAATGCCGAATCAGTAATTTTATGCTGTGGCAGGCGGCTTACGCTGAGCTTTATTTTACCGAGCAGCACTGGCCGGATTTCGACGAAGACAGCTTTGCTGAGGCCGTGGCATGGTTTGTTAACCGCGAGCGCCGTTTCGGCTGCACCGGCGAGCAAATCCAAGCGTTAATGAGCGGATGA
- a CDS encoding uridylate kinase (COG0528) — MTTNPKPTYQRILLKLSGEALQGEEGFGIDAQVLDRMAQEIKELIELGVQVGLVIGGGNLFRGAGLAEAGMNRVVGDHMGMLATVMNGLAMRDALHRAYVNARVMSAIPLNGVCDNYNWADAISQLRQGRVVIFSAGTGNPFFTTDSAACLRGIEIEADVVLKATKVDGVFTDDPVKNPDAVLYDKLSYQDVLEKELKVMDLAAFTLARDHGMPIRVFNMNKPGSLRRVVMGEQEGTLISND; from the coding sequence ATGACCACGAATCCTAAACCGACTTATCAACGTATTCTGCTCAAACTCAGTGGGGAAGCACTGCAGGGCGAGGAAGGTTTTGGTATTGATGCACAAGTTCTTGACCGTATGGCTCAGGAAATCAAAGAACTGATTGAACTAGGTGTACAAGTTGGCCTGGTTATCGGTGGTGGTAACCTGTTCCGTGGTGCAGGCCTAGCTGAAGCAGGTATGAACCGAGTTGTGGGCGATCACATGGGTATGCTAGCCACCGTGATGAACGGTTTGGCAATGCGTGATGCGCTGCACCGTGCCTATGTGAACGCTCGAGTAATGTCAGCAATTCCTTTGAACGGCGTGTGTGACAACTACAACTGGGCTGATGCGATCAGCCAGCTACGCCAGGGCCGTGTAGTGATTTTCTCCGCCGGTACCGGTAACCCGTTCTTTACCACTGATTCGGCGGCCTGCCTGCGTGGTATCGAAATCGAAGCCGATGTTGTGCTGAAAGCCACAAAAGTTGACGGTGTGTTCACAGATGACCCAGTTAAGAACCCAGATGCGGTTCTTTATGATAAGCTAAGCTATCAGGATGTTCTTGAGAAAGAACTGAAAGTGATGGATTTGGCCGCATTTACGCTTGCTCGTGATCACGGCATGCCAATTCGCGTGTTCAACATGAACAAACCTGGCTCCCTGCGCCGCGTGGTAATGGGTGAGCAGGAAGGTACGTTGATCTCTAACGACTAA
- a CDS encoding hypothetical protein (COG0648), with amino-acid sequence MENLLGILLLAIIGYLFWQQRRQTELANYFINQRCEHLGLQLLNTARGEHRLRDRNGRWGWHTIYLFEFSADGQDAYQGHIVMKGFHPLTIHVPPHRMPGE; translated from the coding sequence ATGGAAAATCTGCTGGGGATCTTGCTGCTGGCCATTATTGGTTATTTGTTCTGGCAGCAACGAAGACAAACCGAGCTGGCCAATTACTTCATCAACCAACGCTGCGAGCACTTGGGGCTGCAACTGCTTAATACCGCAAGGGGGGAGCACCGCCTGCGTGACCGCAACGGCCGCTGGGGCTGGCATACTATCTATTTGTTTGAGTTTTCCGCCGATGGCCAAGACGCCTACCAGGGGCATATTGTGATGAAAGGCTTCCACCCGCTGACGATCCACGTGCCGCCGCACCGGATGCCGGGGGAATAA
- a CDS encoding elongation factor Ts (COG0264) has protein sequence MATVTAALVKELRERTGAGMMECKKALVEANADIELAIENMRKSGAAKAAKKAGNVAAEGTILIKDANGVAALLEVNCQTDFVAKDASFLAFANEVLETALAERLDIAALQAKFEDARIALVAKIGENISIRRVEFIEGENVSSYRHGDRIGVVVAGNGDAETLKHIAMHVAASKPEFVNPEDVPADVVEKERQVQVEIAMNEGKPAEIAEKMVVGRMKKFTGEISLTGQPFIMEPKKSVGEILKEKGATVSNFIRLEVGEGIEKAQEMSFAEEVAAVQKG, from the coding sequence ATGGCAACAGTTACAGCTGCCCTAGTTAAAGAACTGCGTGAACGTACTGGCGCAGGCATGATGGAATGTAAAAAAGCGCTTGTTGAAGCTAACGCTGACATCGAGCTAGCGATCGAAAACATGCGTAAGAGCGGCGCTGCTAAAGCTGCTAAGAAAGCAGGTAACGTTGCTGCTGAAGGTACAATCCTAATCAAAGACGCGAACGGTGTTGCAGCTCTTCTTGAAGTAAACTGTCAGACTGACTTCGTTGCTAAAGATGCAAGCTTCCTAGCTTTCGCTAACGAAGTTCTAGAAACAGCTCTAGCTGAGCGTCTAGACATCGCTGCTCTTCAGGCTAAGTTCGAAGACGCACGTATCGCTCTAGTTGCTAAGATCGGTGAAAATATCTCTATCCGTCGCGTTGAGTTCATCGAAGGCGAAAACGTTTCTTCTTACCGTCACGGCGACCGCATCGGTGTTGTTGTAGCTGGTAACGGCGACGCGGAAACTCTGAAGCACATCGCTATGCACGTAGCTGCTTCTAAGCCTGAGTTCGTGAACCCAGAAGACGTACCTGCAGACGTAGTTGAAAAAGAGCGTCAGGTTCAGGTTGAAATCGCGATGAACGAAGGCAAGCCAGCTGAAATCGCAGAGAAGATGGTTGTTGGCCGCATGAAGAAATTCACCGGCGAAATCTCTCTGACTGGTCAGCCATTCATCATGGAACCTAAGAAGTCTGTTGGCGAAATCCTTAAAGAAAAAGGCGCTACAGTTTCTAACTTCATCCGCCTAGAAGTTGGTGAAGGTATCGAGAAAGCTCAAGAAATGAGCTTCGCTGAAGAAGTAGCAGCAGTACAGAAGGGTTAA
- a CDS encoding PII uridylyl-transferase (COG2844) — MTDPISHPATEPVDPMAPAQLRLELDQFTANQKAQFLAHTPVTNLVETRSRFIDQLLERLWQHLGLAAHPCLALIAVGGYGRGELHPLSDVDILILSQAPIDDKTGSTVSAFLTQLWDLKLDVGHSVRTIDECIKFGLDDLTVATNLQESRWLCGNQDTYRQLEERLNDGSFWPSEQFYQAKLDEQKARHARYHDTTYNLEPDIKSSPGGLRDIHTLSWVARRHFGATSLLEMSRFGFLTDAEYRELVECQDSLWRIRFALHCELRRYDNRLTFGHQASVAELLGYQGEGNRPVETMMKDFYRTLRRVAELNKMLLQLFDQAILNKGTAPEPLVLDEDFQLRGHLIEATKPALFQARPETILDMFLHIARNSQIEGIAAPTLRQLRTARRRLNRFLIEIPAARDKFMELVRQPNCLQRAFKLMHRHGVLSAYLPQWSQIVGQMQFDLFHVYTVDEHTVRLLKNINKFSDPANRDRHPICCEVYPRVTKKELLLLAAIFHDIAKGRGGDHSELGGVDAYEFCLQHGLSKPEANLVKWLVNQHLLMSVTAQRRDIYDPEVITEFAKEVRDEERLDHLICLTVADICATNQDLWNSWKRTLLAELYYSTQKALRRGLENPPDMRERIRHNQQMASALLRSKGFAPRDIEVLWQRFKADYFLRHTHKQIAWHAEAILNHDDHSKPLILISQKPTRGGTEVFVYCQDKSKLFAIVVSELDKKNLSVHDAQVMTSKDGFALDTFMVLDPTGKALGESRHQTVRRALVKALTHMKSDRKRKRPPYKLQHFNVKTTVDFLPTKSGKKTMMELVALDMPGLLARVGSVFARQHISLQAAKITTIGERAEDFFIVTNQDGEQLSDEQQAQLRDALIERLEKK, encoded by the coding sequence ATGACAGATCCTATTTCTCACCCAGCAACCGAACCAGTTGATCCCATGGCGCCGGCACAGCTTCGCCTTGAGCTTGACCAGTTTACCGCCAACCAAAAGGCCCAGTTCCTGGCTCATACCCCGGTCACAAACCTGGTCGAGACCCGCTCGCGCTTCATTGACCAGTTGCTTGAGCGGCTGTGGCAGCATTTGGGACTGGCTGCGCACCCTTGCCTGGCCTTGATCGCGGTCGGTGGCTATGGCCGCGGCGAGCTGCACCCCCTGTCGGATGTCGACATCCTGATCTTGAGCCAAGCACCGATTGACGACAAAACCGGCAGCACGGTCAGTGCCTTCCTCACCCAGCTGTGGGATCTCAAGCTCGATGTCGGCCACAGCGTCCGAACCATTGACGAGTGTATCAAGTTCGGTCTGGATGATCTGACCGTGGCGACCAACCTGCAGGAATCACGCTGGCTATGCGGTAATCAGGATACCTACCGGCAGCTGGAAGAGCGCCTTAATGACGGAAGCTTCTGGCCCAGCGAGCAATTCTACCAAGCCAAGCTGGACGAGCAAAAGGCCCGCCATGCGCGTTACCACGATACCACCTACAACCTCGAGCCGGATATCAAGTCCAGCCCGGGCGGCCTGCGTGACATCCATACCCTAAGCTGGGTGGCCCGGCGCCATTTCGGGGCCACCAGCCTGCTCGAGATGAGCCGTTTCGGTTTTTTGACCGACGCTGAATACCGAGAGCTGGTCGAGTGCCAGGACTCGCTGTGGCGGATCCGCTTTGCCCTCCATTGCGAGCTGCGCCGCTATGACAACCGCCTGACCTTCGGCCACCAAGCCTCTGTCGCTGAGCTACTGGGCTACCAAGGCGAAGGAAACCGGCCAGTAGAAACAATGATGAAGGATTTCTACCGCACCTTGCGTCGGGTGGCCGAGCTCAACAAGATGCTGCTGCAACTGTTCGACCAGGCCATTCTCAACAAAGGTACCGCTCCCGAGCCTCTCGTCCTCGATGAGGATTTCCAGCTTCGCGGCCACTTGATCGAGGCGACCAAACCGGCGCTGTTCCAGGCCCGGCCAGAAACCATCCTCGATATGTTCCTCCATATTGCCCGCAACTCACAAATCGAAGGGATTGCCGCCCCTACCCTGCGCCAGCTTCGAACGGCCCGCCGCCGGCTCAACCGCTTCCTGATCGAGATCCCAGCGGCTCGGGATAAGTTTATGGAGCTGGTCCGCCAGCCAAACTGCCTGCAGCGGGCATTCAAGCTGATGCACCGCCATGGCGTATTGTCAGCGTATCTGCCGCAGTGGAGCCAAATTGTCGGCCAGATGCAGTTCGACCTGTTCCATGTCTATACCGTGGATGAGCACACCGTCCGGTTGCTCAAGAACATCAATAAATTCAGTGATCCGGCCAACCGAGACCGTCACCCGATATGCTGTGAAGTCTACCCTCGGGTTACCAAGAAAGAGCTCCTGTTACTGGCTGCTATCTTCCATGACATTGCCAAGGGCCGGGGCGGCGATCACTCCGAACTTGGTGGCGTCGATGCCTACGAGTTCTGTCTCCAGCATGGGCTGTCCAAGCCAGAGGCCAACCTGGTCAAATGGCTGGTCAACCAACATTTGCTGATGTCGGTCACTGCCCAACGCCGTGATATCTACGATCCGGAAGTGATCACCGAATTTGCCAAGGAAGTGCGTGACGAAGAGCGGCTGGATCACCTGATCTGCCTGACCGTGGCCGACATCTGCGCCACCAACCAAGATCTGTGGAACAGCTGGAAGCGTACCCTGCTGGCAGAACTTTACTATTCGACCCAAAAAGCCCTGCGCCGTGGCCTGGAGAATCCGCCGGATATGCGCGAGCGGATCCGCCACAACCAGCAGATGGCCTCGGCCCTGTTACGCAGTAAAGGCTTTGCCCCGCGTGATATCGAGGTATTGTGGCAACGTTTCAAAGCAGACTACTTCCTGCGCCATACTCACAAGCAAATCGCCTGGCATGCCGAGGCTATCCTCAACCACGATGATCACAGCAAACCACTGATCCTGATCAGCCAAAAACCCACCCGGGGCGGCACCGAAGTCTTCGTCTACTGCCAGGACAAATCTAAGCTGTTTGCGATTGTAGTTTCCGAGTTGGACAAGAAGAACCTCAGTGTCCATGATGCCCAGGTTATGACCAGCAAAGACGGCTTTGCCCTCGACACTTTCATGGTACTCGACCCAACCGGCAAAGCTCTGGGGGAGAGCCGCCACCAGACCGTCCGCCGGGCACTGGTTAAAGCCCTGACCCACATGAAGTCGGATCGCAAAAGGAAGCGCCCACCCTACAAACTTCAGCATTTCAACGTCAAAACCACCGTCGACTTCCTGCCAACCAAGTCTGGAAAGAAGACCATGATGGAGCTAGTTGCACTGGATATGCCAGGCTTACTGGCAAGGGTCGGCTCGGTGTTTGCCCGCCAGCATATCAGCTTGCAAGCCGCCAAAATCACCACTATCGGCGAGCGTGCCGAGGACTTTTTCATCGTCACCAACCAGGACGGCGAGCAGCTGAGCGACGAGCAGCAAGCGCAGCTGAGGGACGCATTGATAGAGCGCCTAGAGAAGAAATAA
- a CDS encoding flavodoxin (COG0716), protein MMAKIGVFVGSVFGGAEEVAQEVVCYLVGAGHQVELFLEPTLEDFLGYQQDLALVVSSTTGQGEIPDNLLPLYQALNDSFPLMPRLRYGVIALGDSSYGEDRFCGGGRQFDELLAQLQAKPLTERLDVDACVNFDALEVAMPWVEGWAKQADAA, encoded by the coding sequence ATGATGGCAAAAATAGGTGTATTTGTCGGCTCGGTCTTTGGCGGGGCAGAAGAGGTTGCCCAAGAGGTGGTGTGCTATCTCGTTGGCGCGGGTCACCAGGTCGAGCTGTTCCTTGAGCCGACCTTGGAGGATTTTCTGGGCTACCAGCAAGATCTGGCGCTGGTGGTATCGTCGACTACCGGCCAAGGGGAAATCCCGGATAATTTACTGCCGCTATACCAGGCGCTCAATGACAGCTTCCCGTTGATGCCTCGGTTGCGCTACGGGGTGATTGCGCTGGGTGACTCAAGCTATGGCGAAGATCGTTTCTGTGGCGGCGGGCGCCAGTTTGACGAACTGCTGGCCCAACTGCAGGCCAAGCCGCTGACGGAACGCCTGGATGTCGATGCGTGCGTCAATTTCGATGCCTTGGAAGTGGCGATGCCCTGGGTCGAAGGCTGGGCCAAGCAGGCCGATGCGGCATAA
- a CDS encoding 30S ribosomal protein S2 (COG0052), with translation MATVSMRDMLKAGVHFGHQTRYWNPKMKPFIFGARNKVHIINLEKTVPMFNDALAEINKIAARKGKILFVGTKRAASESIKEAAVNCDQYYVNNRWLGGMLTNWKTVRQSIKRLKDLEVQSTDGTFDKLTKKEALMRTREMEKLEKSLGGIKNMGGLPDAMFVIDADHEHIAIKEANNLGIPVFAVVDTNSNPDGVDFVIPGNDDAIRSIQLYTGAVAQTVTEGRNQDIVAQAEQDGFVEAE, from the coding sequence ATGGCAACTGTATCAATGCGCGACATGCTTAAGGCTGGTGTTCACTTCGGTCACCAAACTCGTTACTGGAACCCTAAGATGAAGCCATTCATCTTCGGTGCTCGTAACAAGGTGCACATCATCAACCTTGAGAAGACTGTACCAATGTTCAACGACGCTCTAGCAGAAATCAACAAGATTGCTGCTCGCAAGGGTAAGATCCTTTTCGTTGGTACTAAGCGTGCAGCCAGCGAATCTATCAAAGAAGCTGCAGTTAACTGTGACCAGTACTACGTAAACAACCGTTGGTTGGGTGGTATGCTGACTAACTGGAAAACTGTTCGTCAGTCAATCAAGCGTCTAAAAGACCTTGAAGTTCAGTCTACAGACGGTACTTTCGACAAGCTAACCAAGAAAGAAGCGCTAATGCGTACTCGTGAAATGGAGAAGCTTGAGAAGTCTCTAGGCGGTATCAAGAACATGGGCGGCCTACCAGACGCTATGTTCGTAATCGATGCTGATCACGAGCACATTGCAATCAAAGAAGCGAACAACCTGGGTATCCCAGTATTTGCTGTTGTAGATACTAACTCTAACCCAGACGGCGTTGACTTCGTTATCCCAGGTAACGATGACGCAATCCGCTCTATCCAGCTTTACACTGGTGCTGTTGCTCAGACTGTTACTGAAGGCCGCAACCAAGACATCGTTGCTCAAGCTGAGCAAGACGGTTTCGTAGAAGCTGAATAA
- a CDS encoding methionine aminopeptidase (COG0024) → MSIKIKTAEEIEKMRAAGRLAAEVLEMIEPHIKEGVTTDELNQICHDYALEKGAYSAPLDYHGFPKSICTSINHIVCHGIPASQDEMGSNGQMKPAVLKNGDIINVDITVIVPDDENADLSVRPAGYHGDTSKMFLVGDVSPADKRLCRVTQDALYVGMRKVKPGARVGDIGTAIEKFIKDNNKKNPLNKYSIVKDFCGHGIGNEFHEEPQVVHYRNGDRTVLKAGMCFTIEPMINAGKFGCTVDAADDWTVYTGDGKKSAQYEHTILVTETGCEVLTLRSDDTIPRLMNN, encoded by the coding sequence ATGAGCATCAAGATCAAAACGGCTGAAGAGATCGAAAAAATGCGCGCTGCCGGCCGTTTGGCGGCTGAAGTGCTAGAAATGATCGAACCTCACATCAAAGAAGGTGTGACGACAGACGAACTGAACCAAATCTGTCATGATTATGCGTTAGAAAAAGGCGCCTACTCGGCCCCGCTTGATTACCACGGTTTTCCAAAATCTATCTGTACGTCGATCAACCACATCGTGTGCCACGGTATTCCAGCCAGCCAAGATGAGATGGGTAGCAACGGTCAGATGAAGCCAGCCGTGCTGAAAAACGGTGATATCATCAACGTCGACATTACAGTCATCGTTCCAGACGACGAAAATGCCGATTTGAGCGTGCGCCCTGCCGGCTACCATGGCGACACCTCAAAAATGTTCCTGGTCGGTGATGTCTCTCCGGCCGACAAGCGCCTATGCCGCGTGACCCAAGACGCCCTTTACGTGGGCATGCGTAAAGTGAAGCCCGGCGCCCGCGTCGGCGACATCGGTACCGCGATTGAGAAATTCATCAAGGACAACAACAAGAAGAATCCTTTAAACAAGTATTCGATTGTCAAAGACTTCTGCGGCCACGGTATCGGCAACGAGTTCCACGAGGAACCACAAGTTGTCCATTACCGCAATGGCGACCGTACCGTGCTGAAGGCTGGCATGTGCTTCACCATCGAGCCGATGATCAATGCCGGTAAATTCGGTTGTACCGTTGATGCCGCGGATGACTGGACGGTCTATACCGGCGACGGCAAGAAATCTGCCCAGTACGAGCACACCATTTTGGTCACCGAAACAGGTTGTGAAGTACTGACTCTGCGCAGTGATGACACAATTCCGCGCCTGATGAACAACTAA
- a CDS encoding hypothetical protein (COG3098), which translates to MDRARHCHQLLEKLATVLQENGYWETKSPSVEALSSSQPFAIDTLRCEQWLQWVFIPKLSHLIAMNMALPAAFEISPYVEEAMKEAKGLVAILAVTRELDQLFKSK; encoded by the coding sequence ATGGATAGAGCCCGTCATTGCCATCAATTATTGGAAAAACTTGCCACAGTGTTGCAGGAGAATGGTTATTGGGAGACCAAGTCGCCCTCGGTTGAGGCGCTGAGCAGCAGCCAGCCGTTTGCCATTGATACCCTGCGCTGTGAGCAATGGCTCCAGTGGGTTTTTATCCCTAAGCTTAGCCACCTGATCGCGATGAATATGGCATTGCCTGCCGCCTTTGAAATTTCCCCCTATGTTGAGGAAGCGATGAAAGAAGCCAAGGGCCTGGTGGCTATCTTGGCGGTAACCCGTGAACTTGACCAATTATTTAAGAGTAAATAG